From Desulfovulcanus ferrireducens, one genomic window encodes:
- a CDS encoding tRNA(5-methylaminomethyl-2-thiouridylate) methyltransferase, protein MKNYDALALFSGGLDSILAVKVVQKQGLDVLGLHFVSPFFGHPDKVAHWQELYSIPVKIVDVAEEYLRILQEGPKFGWGKVLNPCVDCKIFMLKKAKELLSHYGAKFIISGEVLGQRPMSQRRDALYLIRREADVKDVLLRPLCAKHLDPTPMEESGLVERDKLLGISGRGRKEQLRLAREFGLREIPTPAGGCLLTDKESAKRYLPLLQRVKGAEASDFYLANVGRQYWAGNYWLSIGRDKNDNQQLLRLAKDSDYIFKLKDFPGPIALGRSAGKRESGEEERQGEDWPEEVILSAASLVCGFSPKARRSKRKVVVEIRKDKEKRAVLVLPEDGSSMDWQEPRWEKG, encoded by the coding sequence ATGAAGAATTACGACGCACTTGCTTTGTTTTCTGGAGGTTTGGACAGTATCCTGGCGGTCAAGGTTGTCCAAAAACAAGGTCTTGATGTCTTGGGCCTACACTTTGTTTCACCGTTTTTCGGGCACCCGGATAAAGTGGCTCATTGGCAGGAGCTTTATTCCATTCCCGTTAAAATCGTTGATGTTGCCGAAGAATATTTGCGCATATTGCAGGAAGGTCCCAAGTTTGGCTGGGGCAAGGTCTTAAATCCTTGTGTAGATTGTAAAATTTTTATGCTTAAAAAGGCCAAGGAACTTTTAAGTCACTACGGGGCCAAATTTATTATTTCTGGCGAGGTGTTAGGCCAGAGGCCCATGTCCCAGCGCAGGGACGCCCTGTACTTGATCCGTCGGGAAGCGGACGTAAAGGACGTTTTATTAAGGCCCCTCTGTGCCAAGCATCTTGATCCAACCCCTATGGAAGAGTCCGGACTTGTTGAACGAGATAAACTTTTGGGTATATCTGGCCGGGGCCGTAAGGAACAACTAAGATTAGCCCGGGAATTTGGGCTTCGGGAGATTCCAACGCCGGCCGGAGGATGTTTGCTAACTGACAAGGAGTCTGCCAAGCGCTATCTGCCACTTTTGCAAAGGGTCAAGGGTGCAGAAGCAAGTGACTTTTATCTGGCCAATGTAGGGCGGCAGTACTGGGCAGGCAATTATTGGTTAAGTATTGGTAGGGATAAAAATGATAATCAGCAACTTCTACGCCTAGCCAAGGATAGTGATTATATTTTTAAGCTTAAAGATTTTCCCGGTCCCATAGCCTTGGGTCGCTCTGCTGGGAAGCGGGAAAGCGGGGAAGAGGAGAGACAGGGAGAAGATTGGCCGGAGGAAGTCATTTTAAGTGCTGCTTCTCTGGTTTGTGGATTTTCGCCCAAGGCCAGGAGAAGTAAGCGTAAGGTAGTGGTAGAAATTCGTAAAGACAAAGAAAAGAGAGCTGTTCTGGTTTTGCCGGAGGATGGTTCTTCAATGGATTGGCAGGAGCCAAGGTGGGAAAAGGGTTAA
- a CDS encoding DUF2281 domain-containing protein, whose amino-acid sequence MKLTEKIIQAIEALPESKQIEVLDYVEYLKAKIEKQDDIDWKNFSLASAMRGMEDEDSPYSLDDIKEACS is encoded by the coding sequence ATGAAACTTACAGAAAAGATCATTCAAGCTATAGAAGCCTTGCCAGAATCAAAGCAAATAGAAGTTCTTGACTATGTAGAGTATTTAAAGGCGAAGATAGAAAAACAAGATGATATTGACTGGAAGAACTTTTCTCTTGCTTCGGCAATGCGGGGAATGGAAGACGAAGACTCCCCCTATTCTCTAGATGATATTAAGGAAGCCTGTTCATGA
- a CDS encoding type II toxin-antitoxin system PemK/MazF family toxin: protein MICEGQTFLFTFPRTDQGGGKLRPALVLRKLPGKFDDWLICMISSQLHQHVPEIDELIRPEDSDFSLSGLKVPSVIRASRLALVDAKILLGALGHIDPHRLLRIKQKLSEWITGA from the coding sequence ATGATCTGTGAAGGTCAAACTTTCCTTTTCACATTTCCTCGAACTGATCAAGGGGGAGGTAAACTTCGCCCAGCTCTTGTATTACGGAAATTACCCGGAAAATTTGATGACTGGCTCATCTGCATGATATCTTCTCAGCTTCATCAACACGTTCCTGAAATTGACGAACTAATAAGACCAGAGGATTCGGATTTTAGTCTTTCAGGCCTGAAAGTGCCTAGCGTAATCCGAGCCAGCAGACTTGCACTTGTTGACGCCAAAATTCTATTAGGAGCACTGGGGCATATAGATCCACACAGATTACTCAGAATTAAGCAAAAACTATCGGAATGGATTACTGGAGCATAA
- a CDS encoding GxxExxY protein: MNRELTSTIINAAIAVHNELGPGLLESVYRKCLQMELKSRGLRVKSEVVIPVYYRVCGQTLV; encoded by the coding sequence ATGAACAGAGAATTGACATCAACCATTATCAATGCCGCAATTGCAGTTCACAATGAGCTTGGTCCCGGATTATTAGAGAGCGTATACAGAAAATGCCTTCAGATGGAATTAAAGTCTCGAGGGTTACGAGTAAAAAGTGAAGTGGTTATACCTGTTTATTATAGAGTCTGTGGTCAAACCTTAGTTTAG
- a CDS encoding calcium/sodium antiporter has translation MSTITINIIFVLLSAVLLWLGANWIVGSASAIARKFRLSELVIGLTVVALGTSLPEFLVTATAAFKGLSDISLSNIVGSNIFNLGLILGLMALIRPVKTHKTLVFRDGLVLWGLTIFILISVLDLKMGLGAGIVLLLSLVLYNGFIILRSGKVPEELELPSQRKATWLDYPKLILGFVMVSYGGHLMVEAASTLARLAGISEWAIGVTVVAAGTSLPELVTCLAAALKGKSDMLLGNLLGSDIFNFAGVLGLTCVLKPLSVSPSALSSLYALITMVFLVLLFMRTGWRVSRLEGACLIFINLARWVKDFV, from the coding sequence ATGTCAACTATTACCATAAATATTATTTTTGTTCTTCTAAGTGCAGTGCTCCTCTGGTTGGGGGCGAACTGGATTGTAGGAAGTGCATCGGCCATTGCCAGGAAATTCAGGCTCTCGGAACTGGTAATTGGTCTGACCGTAGTAGCTCTGGGCACCTCATTACCCGAGTTTTTGGTCACAGCCACTGCTGCCTTTAAGGGGTTAAGCGATATCTCCCTGTCCAATATAGTTGGCTCCAATATTTTTAATCTGGGTCTTATTTTGGGGTTGATGGCCCTCATAAGGCCGGTCAAGACCCACAAGACATTGGTTTTTAGGGATGGACTGGTTCTCTGGGGCTTAACCATTTTTATTCTTATTTCGGTCCTGGACCTGAAAATGGGGCTAGGAGCGGGAATAGTTCTTCTTCTAAGCCTTGTTCTGTACAATGGCTTTATAATCCTGCGTAGTGGCAAGGTACCTGAAGAACTGGAATTACCTTCACAGAGAAAGGCCACCTGGCTGGATTACCCTAAACTTATTTTGGGGTTTGTCATGGTCAGTTATGGTGGACATCTTATGGTGGAAGCGGCATCAACCCTGGCGCGTCTGGCCGGGATCAGCGAATGGGCCATAGGGGTTACCGTTGTGGCCGCCGGAACATCTTTGCCAGAACTTGTCACCTGTCTAGCTGCAGCTTTAAAAGGAAAAAGTGATATGCTTTTGGGAAATCTCCTTGGCAGTGACATCTTTAATTTTGCTGGTGTACTTGGTCTAACTTGCGTGCTCAAACCTCTTTCTGTTTCACCTTCCGCGCTGTCCAGCTTGTATGCGCTGATTACTATGGTTTTTTTGGTTTTGCTGTTTATGCGGACCGGATGGAGGGTATCCAGGCTAGAAGGGGCATGCCTTATTTTCATAAACCTGGCCAGATGGGTGAAGGATTTTGTGTAA